One part of the Aspergillus luchuensis IFO 4308 DNA, chromosome 5, nearly complete sequence genome encodes these proteins:
- a CDS encoding 5-oxoprolinase (COG:E;~EggNog:ENOG410PGSZ;~InterPro:IPR002821,IPR008040,IPR003692;~PFAM:PF01968,PF05378,PF02538;~go_function: GO:0003824 - catalytic activity [Evidence IEA];~go_function: GO:0016787 - hydrolase activity [Evidence IEA]) has product MPGSDKITISIDRGGTFTDVHAVVPGRPDIILKLLSVDPGHYQDAPTEGIRQILELVTGESHPRGQPLKLDRIGSLRMGTTVATNALLERKGARSVLLTTKGFRDLLKIGDQSRPNIFDLSMARPGVLPEQVVEINERVVPCHPLADKDCFQNARIVEGTTGEKFRVVQELDIEEVRPVLQQLKEKGYQSLSVALVHSFAYPEHERLIGELAESMGFSVTLSSKLQPMIKVVPRGMSAAADAYLTPVIKTYIDSISASFEGGLEKQHECRFEFMQSDGGLVDFRRFSGLKAILSGPAAGVVGFAATSWDPQEKTPVIGFDMGGTSTDVSRFDGHLEHVFGSKVAGVLIQSPQLDINTVAAGGGSILSWRNGLFYVGPESASAHPGPACYRKGGPLTVTDANLFLGRLLPEYFPHIFGPNEDQPLDIEITTKLFNELTQKINTERKEKGQSEFTAEEVALGFLKVADESMARPIRNLTEARGFETASHHLACFGGAGGQHACTVAASLGISRVIIHKFSSVLSAYGLALAEVVKESQEPVSTEYSTSQSTLDKRFGDMIKASTEDMQEQGFSADQVRHDLYLNLRYEGSDTSLMILKPEDDSDFLEQFRARHRREFGFNSDRSVLVDDIRVRTIASSKVRTEKSPLVQLREATLKDVSGGPDNTSKAYFDGYSERIDTPVYLLNKLEKNTRVHGPAVIIDETQTVVVAPNAVASILETCIVIDLEELPHVNGVEGGSSGIDPIRLSIFGHRFMSIAEQMGRTLQKTSVSTNIKERLDFSCALFSPDGGLVANAPHVPVHLGSMQFAVRYQHQKWLGDLRDGDVLVANHPSSGGTHLPDITVITPVFDRPGGTEIMFYVASRGHHADIGGILPGSMPPKSTELWQEGAAIEGDKIVSNGVFDEERMMELLVHKPAQYPGCSGARCVSDNLSDLKAQIAANTRGISLIQALFAEYGVETVQKYMYAIQATAETAVRNLLKDLHKKFGGQPLEAVDYMDDGTPIKLKVTINGEDGSALFDFDGTGPEVYGGWNAPIAITHSAIIYCLRCMINADMPLNQGCLAPIDIQVPSPSILSPTKSAAVVGGNVVTSQRITDVVLKAFRACAASQGCCNNLTFGTNSKRDPETGETIPGFGYYETIAGGSGAGPTWSGESGIHVHMTNTRITDPEILEKRYPTLLRQFTLREGSGGKGKNPGGDGVVRDIEFLSPMEVSILSERRVYRPYGLEGGEDAQPGMNLWVTKDVDTGVERVVNIGGKNTVSMKTHDRIVINTAGGGGWGAVSA; this is encoded by the exons ATGCCCGGGTCAGACAAGATCACCATCTCCATCGATCGCGGTGGTACCTTCACTGACGTCCACGCCGTGGTCCCGGGTCGCCCCGACATCATCCTCAAACTACTTTCCGTCGACCCCGGTCACTACCAGGATGCTCCGACGGAGGGAATCCGCCAGATTCTTGAGCTCGTCACTGGCGAGTCACACCCGCGAGGCCAGCCGTTGAAACTTGATCGCATTGGGAGCTTGCGCATGGGAACCACAGTCGCTACAAATGCTCTGCTGGAGCGTAAGGGAGCGCGGTCCGtgctcctcaccaccaaaggCTTCCGTGATCTACTGAAGATTGGCGACCAATCACGACCAAACATCTTCGATCTCTCAATGGCTAGACCCGGAGTTTTGCCCGAGCAAGTGGTTGAAATTAACGAGCGTGTCGTACCATGCCACCCCCTCGCCGACAAGGACTGCTTTCAGAATGCTCGCATAGTGGAGGGAACAACAGGTGAAAAGTTCCGGGTGGTACAAGAACTAGACATTGAGGAGGTACGCCCGGTATTACAACaattgaaggagaagggttaCCAGTCCCTTTCGGTTGCTCTCGTCCACTCGTTCGCCTATCCTGAGCACGAGCGCCTTATCGGGGAGCTGGCTGAAAGCATGGGCTTCTCGGTCACCTTGTCATCCAAACTCCAGCCCATGATCAAGGTGGTTCCCCGAGGCATGTCTGCGGCCGCAGATGCTTATCTGACACCTGTCATCAAAACCTACATTGACTCAATTTCGGCTAGCTTCGAGGGCGGGCTCGAGAAGCAGCACGAATGCCGATTTGAGTTTATGCAGTCTGACGGTGGGCTGGTCGACTTTCGCAGATTCAGCGGGCTGAAAGCGATCCTGTCGGGTCCTGCTGCCGGTGTGGTTGGTTTTGCTGCGACGAGCTGGGATCCTCAGGAGAAGACGCCAGTGATCGGGTTCGATATGGGAGGCACATCAACCGATGTGTCACGGTTTGACGGTCACCTCGAGCACGTCTTCGGATCCAAGGTGGCCGGTGTTCTCATTCAGTCTCCTCAGCTCGACATCAACACTGTTGCTGCCGGCGGTGGTTCTATTTTGTCGTGGCGCAACGGTCTCTTCTACGTCGGTCCTGAATCGGCGTCAGCTCATCCGGGCCCTGCCTGCTACCGCAAAGGCGGTCCTCTGACCGTTACCGATGCCAACCTGTTCCTCGGCCGACTGCTTCCGGAATACTTCCCTCACATCTTTGGACCTAATGAAGACCAGCCTCTTGACATTGAAATTACGACTAAGCTTTTCAACGAGCTGACGCAAAAGATCAATaccgagagaaaagaaaagggccaATCCGAGTTCAcagcggaggaggtggcACTAGGCTTCTTGAAGGTTGCGGATGAGTCGATGGCTCGCCCCATTCGCAACCTGACGGAAGCTCGCGGTTTCGAAACTGCATCCCACCACCTGGCATGCTttggcggtgctggtggtcagCACGCGTGTACCGTTGCGGCGTCCTTGGGAATCTCCCGCGTTATCATTCACAAGTTCTCATCTGTCCTTTCGGCGTATGGCTTGGCGCTGGCTGAGGTGGTTAAGGAATCGCAAGAGCCGgtctctacggagtactcgACCTCCCAGTCCACACTTGACAAGCGCTTCGGAGACATGATCAAGGCGTCTACTGAAGACATGCAGGAGCAAGGCTTTTCGGCCGACCAAGTTCGCCACGATTTGTATCTTAACCTGCGCTACGAGGGTTCAGATACCAGCCTGATGATCCTGAAGCCTGAGGATGACTCCGATTTCCTCGAGCAGTTTCGTGCCAGACACCGCCGAGAATTCGGATTCAACTCTGACAGATCGGTTCTAGTTGACGATATTCGTGTTCGCACAATTGCCTCTTCAAAGGTTCGGACGGAGAAGAGCCCCCTCGTACAGCTGAGGGAGGCTACCTTGAAGGATGTCAGTGGAGGTCCGGACAACACCTCGAAAGCATACTTTGACGGATACTCTGAGCGGATCGATACTCCTGTGTATCTATTGAACAAGCTCGAGAAGAATACTCGGGTGCATGGCCCTGCCGTCATCATTGACGAAACACAAACCGTCGTGGTGGCCCCGAATGCCGTCGCTAGTATTCTGGAAACTTGCATAGTCATCGACCTCGAGGAGCTCCCTCATGTcaatggtgttgagggtggATCCTCAGGTATTGACCCGATCCGGCTTAGTATTTTCGGCCATCGGTTCATGTCAATCGCCGAACAGATGGGGCGCACGCTCCAGAAAACATCCGTATCTACAAACATCAAGGAGCGTCTTGACTTCTCTTgtgctctcttctcccccgatGGAGGTCTTGTTGCCAACGCGCCGCATGTTCCGGTGCATCTTGGCTCCATGCAATTTGCGGTCCGCTACCAGCACCAGAAGTGGCTCGGTGATCTGCGTGACGGTGATGTATTAGTGGCAAACCACCCTAGCAGTGGTGGTACACACTTGCCTGATATCACT GTCATTACACCCGTGTTCGACCGACCGGGTGGCACCGAGATCATGTTCTACGTGGCTTCCCGTGGCCACCACGCAGACATTGGTGGCATCCTCCCAGGCTCAATGCCACCAAAGTCTACTGAACTCTGGCAGGAGGGTGCTGCAATTGAGGGAGACAAGATTGTCAGCAATGGCGTCTTTGACGAGGAGCGTATGATGGAGCTCTTGGTCCACAAGCCGGCTCAGTACCCAGGCTGCTCCGGAGCTAGATGCGTCAGTGATAACCTGTCTGACCTGAAAGCACAAATTGCAGCCAACACCCGTGGTATCTCACTGATCCAAGCCTTGTTCGCCGAATACGGCGTTGAGACGGTGCAGAAGTACATGTATGCCATCCAAGCCACAGCTGAGACAGCCGTCCGCAACCTTCTCAAGGATCTGCACAAGAAATTCGGCGGTCAACCGTTGGAGGCAGTCGACTACATGGATGACGGCACACCCATCAAGCTCAAGGTCACTATCAACGGCGAGGATGGTTCCGCTCTATTCGACTTTGACGGTACTGGCCCCGAGGTATACGGCGGGTGGAACGCAcccatcgccatcacccACTCGGCCATCATCTACTGCCTGCGCTGCATGATCAACGCAGACATGCCACTGAACCAAGGATGCTTGGCGCCTATTGACATCCAAGTCCCCTCCCCTAGCATCCTGTCCCCCACCAAGTCTGCCGCTGTGGTTGGCGGAAATGTTGTAACTTCTCAACGCATTACCGACGTTGTGCTCAAAGCCTTCCGCGCCTGTGCCGCTTCCCAAGGATGCTGTAACAACCTGACCTTTGGCACCAACTCCAAGCGCGACCCCGAAACTGGCGAGACTATCCCTGGCTTCGGCTACTACGAGACCATCGCCGGAGGCAGCGGTGCCGGTCCCACTTGGAGCGGAGAGTCCGGTATCCACGTACACATGACCAACACGCGTATCACCGACCCGGAGATTCTAGAGAAGCGCTACCCAACACTGCTCCGACAGTTCACCCTTCGGGAGGGATCCGGCGGCAAGGGAAAGAACCCTGGTGGTGACGGTGTGGTTCGCGATATCGAGTTCCTGTCGCCCATGGAAGTGTCTATTCTTTCTGAGAGGCGTGTATACCGCCCATACGGACTCGAGGGCGGCGAGGATGCACAGCCTGGAATGAACCTTTGGGTCACAAAAGATGTGGATACGGGCGTGGAGCGCGTGGTCAATATCGGAGGAAAGAACACTGTGTCTATGAAGACGCACGATCGCATTGTAATCAATactgctggtggaggtggatggggagctGTATCTGCATGA
- the PUT3 gene encoding transcription factor domain-containing protein (COG:K;~EggNog:ENOG410PIM7;~InterPro:IPR036864,IPR007219,IPR001138;~PFAM:PF00172;~TransMembrane:3 (i228-246o275-291i298-315o);~go_function: GO:0000981 - DNA-binding transcription factor activity, RNA polymerase II-specific [Evidence IEA];~go_function: GO:0003677 - DNA binding [Evidence IEA];~go_function: GO:0008270 - zinc ion binding [Evidence IEA];~go_process: GO:0006351 - transcription, DNA-templated [Evidence IEA];~go_process: GO:0006355 - regulation of transcription, DNA-templated [Evidence IEA]), which yields MAQRKGRGGLQQRAAEHQPNARRSMVACNRCRNRKTRCAGNPPYPCAACAEVGHKCVYSEAEKRVSIPESYFHQLRAQAQASRRDEGRPVSLPNPPATIQSSPYNNVEVPLERDDWWYNETGHVFLNRSGEHHYVGASSTTHLAKRLNPSSTNLALDMRPLYDDPLSLRRSAPRVLPQLPPFEYAKRLYWVQYVYIGTIFSLIQPHDFEERLRFVYSQPPDALNRESCLVYCQVLLVIAFGLMYSVNQWSGDDGPPGFKYFKHALRFLPDIHEEGSIFFVEVLCYVAYYMQNLNRRDAAFLYIGLALRMAISLGLHQEVLDPEVSEEDRNRRRRAWWSVYSLDRLLSVKSGNPITIHDEDIGTTWPQPTSATEVVPWPSVVLTYYTQLSRILGRIGEEIYRKKPRSGSNLLVSVQSITDELSDWLRRIPDRLRIDFSTLSTHINRESVSIFLHFYSCVNMTARPLVFYVIQRRLDAEDKGSATVDWKEGLSQNTVAVIESCVAAARATTLIMDAAAKHNLVATYGYLDGEYIFSAALLLVMVNAAFPYNAANSRAMEISINLLRNMADRGNTNLAARHSLLLELRSSIGQKSSKQGDTAGVPVTPSSTQQPTPSQNAVDHPTGEVTWTPQQDIPSMQEISFNFDVNDDPGLWEEVLGQIDIDMDTDWIENTLKK from the exons ATGGCTCAGAGAAAAGGACGAGGTGGGCTGCAGCAGCGAGCTGCAGAGCACCAACCCAACGCGAGACGGTCAATGGTCGC GTGTAACCGATGCCGCAACAGAAAGACCCGGTGTGCTGGCAACCCACCTTATCCATGTGCTGCATGCGCAGAGGTGGGCCATAAGTGTGTCTACTCGGAAGCTGAGAAGCGCGTCTCGATTCCCGAAAG CTACTTTCATCAACTTCGCGCCCAGGCACAGGCCAGCCGACGAG ATGAAGGTCGCCCAGTATCTCTCCCTAACCCCCCTGCCACCATCCAGAGCAGTCCCTACAACAATGTGGAGGTGCCTCTCGAGCGAGATGACTGGTGGTACAATGAAACAGGTCACGTCTTTTTGAATCGGTCAGGAGAGCATC ATTATGTTGGGGcatcttccaccacccacttGGCGAAACGCCTAAATCCCTCATCAACCAACCTAGCATTGGATATGCGGCCACTGTATGATGACCCTTTGTCTCTGCGTCGCTCGGCTCCTCGGGTTCTACCCCAACTGCCCCCATTCGAGTACGCTAAACGACTCTACTGGGTACAGTATGTCTATATTGGGACAATATTTTCCTTGATTCAACCCCATGATTTCGAAGAGCGGCTCCGTTTCGTTTATAGCCAACCCCCTGATGCCCTCAATCGAGAGTCGTGTCTAGTATACTGCCAGGTATTATTGGTCATAGCCTTCGGTCTGATGTATTCGGTGAACCAGTGGTCCGGAGATGACGGGCCTCCTGGATTCAAATATTTCAAACATGCGCTGCGCTTCTTACCCGACATCCACGAGGAAGGCTCTATATTCTTCGTGGAAGTTCTTTGCTACGTTGCGTATTATATGCAGAATCTCAATCGTCGAGACGCTGCATTTCTTTAT ATCGGCCTTGCTCTTCGCATGGCTATTTCATTGGGTCTTCACCAGGAGGTCCTGGACCCAGAGGTTAGTGAAGAAGATCGGAATCGTCGCCGGCGGGCTTGGTGGTCGGTGTATAGTCTGGATCG GCTTCTGTCCGTCAAATCTGGTAATCCGATTACGATCCACGATGAGGATATAGGGACAACATGGCCGCAGCCTACG AGCGCAACCGAGGTGGTCCCTTGGCCATCGGTCGTCCTCACCTACTATACACAATTGTCTCGGATATTGGGTAGGATAGGGGAAG AAATCTATCGCAAGAAGCCACGATCCGGCTCCAACTTGCTTGTGTCTGTACAGAGTATTACAGATGAGCTTTCGGACTGGCTGCGACGAATACCTGATCGTCTCCGTATCGACTTCTCCACTCTAAGTACTCACATCAATCGAGAGTCGGTCTCAATATTCTTACACTTTTATTCCTGTGTCAACATGACCGCACGGCCTTTAGTCTTCTATGTAATTCAACGCCGGCTCGATGCTGAAGATAAAGGTTCTGCGACCGTGgactggaaagaagggcTATCGCAGAACACCGTGGCGGTGATTGAGAGCTGTGTGGCAGCAGCTCGAGCCACCACCCTTATAATGGATGCAGCAGCGAAGCACAATTTGGTTG CCACATATGGCTATCTAGACGGAGAGTACATCTTTTCCGCCGCACTTTTACTTGTGATGGTCAATGCCGCATTCCCCTACAACGCTGCTAATTCCCGAGCGATGGAAATATCGATTAATTTGCTTCGCAACATGGCTGACCGAGGCAATACCAACCTGGCTGCTCGTCACTCCCTGCTTCTTGAACTACGATCGTCTATTGGTCAGAAGAGCTCCAAGCAAGGAGACACTGCGGGAGTGCCCGTTACTCCCAGTAGCACACAgcagccaacaccatcacagAATGCAGTCGATCACCCGACGGGGGAGGTCACTTGGACCCCACAACAAGACATCCCGTCGATGCAGGAAATCTCGTTTAACTTTGATGTGAACGACGATCCTGGGCTGTGGGAGGAGGTCCTGGGCCAGATTGACATTGATATGGATACTGATTGGATTGAGAATACtttgaagaaatga
- a CDS encoding putative cytochrome P450 monooxygenase (COG:Q;~EggNog:ENOG410Q2H9;~InterPro:IPR001128,IPR036396;~TransMembrane:1 (n16-26c33/34o61-80i);~go_function: GO:0005506 - iron ion binding [Evidence IEA];~go_function: GO:0016705 - oxidoreductase activity, acting on paired donors, with incorporation or reduction of molecular oxygen [Evidence IEA];~go_function: GO:0020037 - heme binding [Evidence IEA];~go_process: GO:0055114 - oxidation-reduction process [Evidence IEA]) yields MNQHSSFRHGSRRRRLATCATLPVVAPTVSVEGDDAVSSNGPLPMQQRSRDGSRTRPDSNGVRGGHIVAGTFMSLFYFLLRHQEFLDRLRFEIDTAFGVGSLSDIPRWRELNRLSYLDAVLKETMRLSVNFEEEIKAPVDGVIVDGYPVCKNTTLMWNSHVLHFDSETFGNDVHSFQPERWLLADAQQRSRMEQGLISFNRCVRDHPEAQVAWLELKKVVVLILMKFNTQLLHAAEPSIDADDNFAPPSLMVGFTPRVPRY; encoded by the exons ATGAACCAGCATTCTAGCTTCCGCCATGGGAGTAGGCGACGTCGACTAGCAACATGTGCGACATTGCCAGTGGTAGCGCCTACTGTTTCCGTCGAAGGGGACGATGCAGTTAGCTCAAATGGCCCTTTGCCAATGCAACAACGGTCGCGCGACGGAAGCCGGACGAGGCCAGATTCTAATGGCGTCCGTGGAGGGCACATTGTTGCTGGCACATTCATGTCGTTATTCTACTTTCTACTAAGGCACCAGGAGTTTCTTGATAGACTTAGGTTTGAGATAGACACTGCATTTGGTGTTGGATCGCTGTCAGACATACCCCGATGGAGAGAATTAAATAGGTTGTCCTACCTTGATGCCGTTCTGAAAGAGACGATGCGACTGTCAGTGAACTTTGAagaggagatcaaggcaCCAGTAGATGGTGTTATTGTTGATGGTTACCCAGTTTGCAAGAACACAACCCTAATGTGGAACTCCCATGTTCTACACTTCGACAGTGAGACGTTTGGGAATGATGTTCACTCATTTCAACCTGAGCGATGGCTTTTGGCAGATGCACAACAGCGAAGCCGAATGGAGCAGGGATTGATATCCTTCAACCGCTGCGTGCGCGACCATCCAGAAGCCCAGGTGGCCTGGCTGGAATTGAAGAAAGTTGTCGTATTGATACTTATGAAATTTAAT acgcagcttcttcatgccGCAGAGCCTAGCATTGACGCCGACGACAATTTTGCTCCGCCGTCGCTTATGGTTGGATTCACCCCAAGGGTTCCTAGATATTGA
- a CDS encoding putative MFS maltose transporter (COG:G;~EggNog:ENOG410PJQU;~InterPro:IPR005829,IPR005828,IPR003663,IPR036259, IPR020846;~PFAM:PF00083,PF07690;~TransMembrane:7 (o55-74i141-164o235-256i352-374o380-400i412-433o480-498i);~go_component: GO:0016020 - membrane [Evidence IEA];~go_component: GO:0016021 - integral component of membrane [Evidence IEA];~go_function: GO:0022857 - transmembrane transporter activity [Evidence IEA];~go_process: GO:0055085 - transmembrane transport [Evidence IEA]), with protein MAAESVADQRDEKPQTEKVDIHQSEVLDNPELMHEAFDGENYEHQMGVWEAAKQYPWACFWAFLMCFTIVMESFDMFLNTNFVALDHFSKVFGVETSPGVWAIPTKWQSALFQSGQCGAFVGVYLAGPITNRIGYRWTTMLGLVLMNATIFISFFANSLTLLVVGQALEGVPWGFFIANSPAYASEVVPLPLRAAVTATLQMSWSIGSIIVAGATYGYNSLTTEWEWRAPLALQWIFPTPLMVLLFFAPESPWWLIRRGRKEEALKSIKRLGAKTEEQAHQSLAMIERTVKIEEETGGNPTLLDLWKGTDRRRTIITCLIYASQNFAGNLIANQATYFFEQAGISADKSFQLNLITTCLQFVANAVSWVLTSWFRRRTVFLYGTATNITFLFILGIIASVPQNHKTNYAQACLGVIISVVYAGAQGPISYTIISETSSVRLRALSTAVGRSAYYITEIPMIYLSSRMLNTTGWNLAGKCGYVWGCTALVVWIGAYFGLPELKHRSYREADILFKRKISARKFKTTEIGVDENE; from the exons ATGGCGGCTGAAAGCGTCGCCGACCAGCGGGATGAGAAGCCTCAGACCGAGAAGGTGGACATCCACCAGTCTGAGGTTCTGGATAACCCCGAGCTTATGCATGAAGCCTTTGATGGTGAGAATTATGAGCATCAAATGGGTGTCTGGGAGGCTGCAAAGCAGTACCCCTGGGCTTGTTTCTGGGCGTTCCTCATGTGCTTCACCATT GTCATGGAATCCTTCGATATGTTCCTCAATACCAACTTCGTCGCTCTCGATCACTTCTCTAAGGTCTTCGGCGTCGAAACCTCACCCGGTGTCTGGGCCATCCCGACCAAATGGCAAAGTGCTCTATTCCAATCTGGCCAATGCGGTGCCTTCGTCGGTGTGTATCTGGCCGGACCGATCACTAACAGGATCGGATACCGCTGGACGACTATGCTGGGTCTTGTTCTCATGAATGCGACAATTTTCATCTCGTTCTTT GCGAActccctcaccctcctcgtgGTCGGCCAAGCCCTAGAAGGTGTCCCATGGGGTTTCTTCATCGCCAACTCCCCGGCCTACGCCAGTGAAGTCGTCCCTCTGCCCCTTCGCGCTGCAGTCACGGCCACCCTGCAAATGAGTTGGTCCATTGGTTCCATCATCGTCGCGGGCGCCACCTACGGTTACAACTCTCTCACTACGGAGTGGGAATGGCGCGCACCACTTGCCTTGCAGTGGATCTTCCCG ACCCCCCTCAtggtcctcctcttcttcgctcCCGAGTCCCCCTGGTGGCTCATCCGCCGCGGCCGCAAAGAAGAGGCCCTGAAATCTATCAAACGCCTGGGCGCCAAAACCGAAGAACAAGCCCACCAATCCCTCGCCATGATTGAGCGTACCGTCAAGATCGAAGAGGAAACAGGCGGTAATCCCACGCTTCTCGATCTCTGGAAGGGTACCGATCGCAGACGAACAATCATCACCTGTCTCATCTATGCGTCGCAGAACTTTGCGGGTAACTTGATTGCGAACCAGGCCACTTATTTCTTCGAGC AGGCCGGTATCTCCGCCGACAAATCCTTCCAACTGAACCTCATCACCACCTGTCTCCAATTCGTCGCCAACGCCGTCTCCTGGGTCCTGACCTCCTGGTTCCGCCGACGCACCGTCTTCCTCTACGGCACAGCCACGaacatcaccttcctcttcatcctcggtATCATCGCCTCCGTACCACAGAACCACAAGACGAACTACGCGCAAGCCTGTCTCGGCGTGATCATCTCCGTGGTCTACGCCGGCGCACAAGGTCCCATCTCGTacaccatcatctccgagACATCGTCGGTGCGACTCCGCGCGTTGAGTACAGCCGTTGGACGGTCCGCATACTACATAACTGAAATCCCGATGATTTATCTCTCGTCGCGGATGCTCAATACCACGGGATGGAACTTGGCCGGCAAGTGCGGGTATGTTTGGGGATGTACCGCGCTGGTGGTGTGGATTGGGGCGTACTTTGGATTGCCGGAGTTGAAGCATCGGTCGTATCGTGAGGCGGATATCCTCTTTAAGAGAAAGATATCGGCGAGGAAGTTCAAGACGACGGAGATTGGGGTCGATGAGAATGAGTAG
- a CDS encoding uncharacterized protein (COG:S;~EggNog:ENOG410PY4T;~InterPro:IPR000719,IPR011009;~go_function: GO:0004672 - protein kinase activity [Evidence IEA];~go_function: GO:0005524 - ATP binding [Evidence IEA];~go_process: GO:0006468 - protein phosphorylation [Evidence IEA]), with protein sequence MALMSKELDVNPSEVEFLETLKESKYSVVFKVRFREKLCVMKVYHDREPNESDPPDRIVNLFISESTAYHRLESKGLCQRGVIPNFYGTIRKIQPADWPDLHMFLNDKLPPNAVLIEYIPHLQQIDLSNYSPQRLAILREILDDIHAAGVLHADPKPRNMMVSVAEEEERVLWIDFDSAQTFTEFVDLSPRQQKWFDKENEMMDYFVDALAKDFDEGKLNRTISYYYEWYV encoded by the exons ATGGCTCTCATGTCCAAGGAGTTAGACGTTAACCCATCGGAAGTTGAATTCCTCGAAACGCTAAAGGAAAGCAAATACTCCGTAGTGTTCAAAGTGCGCTTCCGTGAAAAGCTATGCGTTATGAAAGTG TACCATGATCGAGAACCAAACGAATCTGACCCTCCCGACCGCATAGTCAACCTCTTCATCTCCGAATCCACCGCCTACCACCGACTAGAATCCAAAGGCTTATGCCAGAGAGGCGTTATCCCAAACTTCTACGGGACGATCAGAAAAATCCAACCGGCTGATTGGCCAGATCTCCACATGTTCCTTAACGACAAACTACCGCCCAATGCTGTCCTAATTGAGTATATTCCACACCTGCAGCAAATTGACCTATCCAACTACTCACCACAACGCCTGGCTATACTCCGTGAGATTCTCGACGATATTCACGCAGCGGGGGTTCTTCATGCTGATCCAAAGCCACGTAATATGATGGTTTCCGtagcagaggaggaggaaagggtACTCTGGATCGACTTTGACTCTGCACAGACATTCACAGAGTTCGTTGATCTCTCGCCAAGACAACAGAAATGGTTCGATAAGGAgaatgagatgatggattaTTTTGTTGATGCGTTG GCGAAGGATTTCGATGAAGGAAAGCTGAATCGCACGATTTCGTACTATTATGAATGGTACGTGTAG